The DNA window CGCAGGCGATGGGCGGCGTGATGGGGCTGACCGGCGAGCCCGACGGCGCCCCGGCCAAGGTCGGCCTCCCCGTCGCCGACCTGAACGCGGGCACCTGGGCGATCATCGCGGTGCTCATGGCGTTGCAGGCGCGGCACACCACCGGCAGGGGCCAGTACCTCGATGTGTCCCTTTTGGACTCACAACTGGCGTGGCACGTCTACGCCGCCGGTGCGCACTTCTACGACACCCCGCGCCCGAAGCGGATGGGATCGGCGCATCCGAGCATCGTGCCGTACCAGGCGTACGAGGCGTCGGACGGCTGGATCATCATCGCGGTGGGCAGCGAGAAGCTGTGGCACCGGTTCTGCGATGTGCTCGGCCTGACCATCGCCGACGATCCGCGCTTCCGCACCAACGCCAGCCGCGCGGCGCACCGGGACCAGCTGAACAAGATGATCGACGCCGTGCTGTGCCGGAAACCGGCGGCGGAATGGCTCGACGCGTTCGAGGCGGCGAGCATCCCGGCGAGCCCGATCGCGACCATCGACGAGGTCTACGCGGATCCGTGGGCCGCCGAACGCGACCAGATCGTCGAACTGCCGCACGCGGGGGTGGGCACCTATCGCGGCACCGGCTTCCCGATCAAGGCCTCGGACACCCCGGCGGCACCCACCTCGGCCCCGCCGCTGCTCGGTGAGCACACCGCGGAGGTGCTCGCCGAACTCGGCTACACCGCCGAAGAGATCGCGGACTTCGGCGCGGGGGATCAGGAGTAGGACGACACCGCGGAATGCACGCGCGCCGCGGTCACCTGCAGCGTGGTCACCGCGATGCGCTTGGCCTCGTCGGTGAGCCGTGCCGACGGCGCCGCCACGGTCAGCGCGCTCGGCCGGTTCCCGGAATAGGGCACCGGCACCGAGCACGCCCAGACGCCTTCGGTGGTCTCGTCGGCGCTGAGCGCGTACCGGTTGAGCGCCGCCCGCTGGATCTCGTCGCGATAACCCGGCCCCAGCCGCAATGCGATGCTCGAAACGATCCGTTCGCGCTCATATTCGGGCAAGATCGCCAACAGCATCTTCCCGGACGCGCCCTTGCCGAGCGGCATCGAATGGCCCGCGGTGAACACCGGGCGGACGCCGGGATCGCTTTCCACCAGCTCGGCGCACACGGCCGTGTCACCGAATTGCTGGAACAACATGATCGACTCGCGGAGCTTCCTCGCCGCCTCTTCCATCGCGGGCCTGGCGAGCCTGGTGAGATCATTGGCCTGTTGCGCCGCCCTGGCCAGCGGCATCACCTGTGAGGTCACCCGATAGCGCCCAGCCCTGCCTTCTTCGAGCAGCTGGAGTTCCTTGAGGAGTGCGACATAGCGGTACGTGGTGGCGACCGGCGTCCCGATGATCGTGGCGAGTTCGGCGACGCTGGACTCCGCCCGTCGTTCGGTGAACGACAGCAGTAGTTGCAACACCTTTCGCGAGCTGCTCGCACCCGCGGTACGCCGGGGCTGCGACGTGGCGGAATGGGCGGCAGACGTCATGCTGGGCTCCCCCGTTGCGGCGCGAATAATTTTACGTCTCTCTGTGGAGAAAATAAATTAGCACAACTGGGCCGACCGGTGGAGTCTCGATGGCGTCTCGACTCCGTTTCACAATATCGGCGGATGGATGTGACCTTCCGTAAGTGGTCTGGACCGCGTGGTGTATCCGATCGGATTAAGTGGATTTTAGCAGCCCGCCAATTATTGGAAGAATGGTTTCGGGATCCCCGCGTTGCTTGTCAGATTGTCACGAACCGGCCCCGCGTGCGGTGAAGAACTCATCGTGCCTGGTCATCGCGATCGCCCCGGGTAAAAAGGTCGCGATAATGACGGCGGATGCCCGAATTGCGCATCTCGGCCTTCGGTGTGGCCGTGCGGTCCGGTGTCGGGTGGTACGCCGTCCCGGTGACGCCGATCGTCCGGTTACCGATCGGTTCGCGGAATATCGCGTGGTTCCGTTGTGCACCGTCAATCGGGCAGGTTCGCCTCGATGCCGTCGAGGAGGCGCTCGATGCCGATGGTGAACCGGATGTCGCGCGGCTGGTTCGCGTGCGGGATCGTCGCTTCGACCATCACCCTGGCGAGCAGCGGGTAACGGCCGCCGGTGATCACCGCGTCGCCGTAGCTGCCCTGCGCGGCCATCCACTGCTCGTCGGTGAGGCCGGACCGGTGGCGCGCCTGGTCGTCGGCGAGGTCCAGCGAGGCCGCGCCGTGCGCGAACATCGTCGCGACGCCGACCAGTGTGAGCATCTCGTCCGGGTCGGCCGTCGCGTCCTCGACGGTGCTGAGCAGGTACTCCATCCAGCGAAGCCCGTTCGGTCCCAGTGACGGCCTGGCGGTCCCGGCCGCCGCGAGCCACGGGCGGTGCAGGATCAGGTCGTAGAGCAGCCTGGCGGCGGCGCGGAGATCGGCTCGCCACTTCCCGGTGAGCGCGGGCAGGTCCAGCTCGCCGAGCGCGGCGTCCGACATCAGGTCGATCAGCTCGTCCTTGCCGGTGACGTACCGGTACAGCGAGGTGACGCCCGCGCCGAGTTCGGCGGCGACCCGGCGCATGGTGACCGCGTCGAGGCCTTCCGCGTCGGCGACGCGGAGGGCCGCCGCCGCCAGCTCGTCCCGGGTGTGCGCGGGTTTCGGCCCGCGGGTTCCGCGTTCGGGACGCGCCCAGATCACCGGGTGTTCGTCGGGCACCTGACCTCCGATCGTAATTGCGAACAGTGTACCGGGTTGCTAGTCTGAGCCTTACTGGGAACAACGTTCGCTGTTTTAACAGGGGGATGTAGTGGTCTTCGACGTCGTGGTGGCGGGTGCCGGGCCGGTCGGGCTCGTGCTGGCGGCAGAGCTCCGGCTGGGCGGTGCCTCGGTGCTCGTACTCGAACGGGATCCGGAGCGGGCGGACCCGCTCAAGCAGGGGTCGATGGGCGCGCGCGGGCTGAACCTGCCCACCGTCCACGCGTTCCACCGGCGCGGGGTGCTGCCCGCGGTGCGGAGCGCGGCGCTGATGTGGGCGGGAGACGAGCCACCGCCCGCCTCCGGTGCGCCCGCCGAGCCTGAAGAGTCCGAAGAGTCCGAAGAGGACATTTTCCTCGGTGCGGGGTTCGTCGGGCACTTCTCCGGTATCCCGGTCAGGATCGACCGGGTGGACTGGGCTGACCCGGACCTCGCGTCGAACGCGCTCGGCGCCGGGGTGATCGCGCAGCAGGACCTGCTCGACATCCTGCTGGCGCGGGCGCGCGAGCTGGGTGCGGACGTCCGCTTCGATACCCCGGTCACCGGGTTCACCTGTCCCGAAGGGGACGAGGAGGTGCGCGTCGAGGCGGGCGGCTCGTCGGTGTCCGCGCGCTGGCTCGTCGGGTGCGACGGCGGGCGCAGTGCCGTCCGCAAGCTCGCTGGGTTCGATTTTCCCGGCACCGCAACGGAATTCGTCGGCCGGGTGGCCATTGTGGACATGGAGGACGCGTCGCGGCTGTCCACGGGCGACTGGGTGGAGGGCGAGCGGGGCAACTACGTCGTCGGTGGCTGGCAGGAGGGGCCGTCGCCGCGGGTGCACACGGTGGAGTACGGCGGCGCCGACCTGGACCGGTCCGCCCCGGTCACCGCCGAAGAGATCCAGGCGAGCCTGCGCCGGGTGAGCGGCACCGAGGTCACCGTCAAGAAACTGCACGTCGGCACCCGGTACACCGACAACACCCGGCACGCGGTCACCTACCGCAAGGGGCGCGTGCTGATCGCGGGCGACGCGGCCCACGTGCACTCGCCAGCCGGTGCGCAGGGGCTGAACCTCGGGCTCGGCGACGCGATGAACCTCGGCTGGAAGCTTGCCGCCGTGGCGAGGGGATTCGCGCCGGAGTCCCTTGTGGACACCTACACCGCCGAACGCCATCCCGTCGGCGCCGCCGTGCAACGGTGGTGCGGCGCGCAGAGCGCGCTCGGCCGCCGGGACGAGCGGACCGTCGCATTGCGCTCGGTGCTGGAAGACCTGCTGGACACCCCGGCGGGCGCGACCTACGTGGTGAAGCGGATCTCCGGTGTCAACCAGCGCTACGACCTGCCGGGCGACCTGCCCTTCGTCGGCGCACTGGCACCCGATCTCGAACTCGCCGACGGCTCGCGGCTGAGCGACCACGCCCGCTCGGGCGAGGCGGTGGTACTCGGCCCCGTGCCCGCGGGCGAGGAATGGGAAGGCCGCGTGGTGTCGCTGGTTTCGCGGGACTACCCGGAAGTCGGTGCGCTCGTGCGGCCGGACGGGTACGTGGCGTGGGCCTCCGCTTCGCCTTCCGCGGCTGAGCTGACCGCCGCGCTCACGAAGTGGCTCGGCACGCCGTAGCGTTGTCAGGTCAGCGCAGCTGTTCGGCCACCCGCGCCAGCCCGTCCTTGATCATCCGCCCGTACTCGTCGTCGCCGAGCACGTCGATAGTGGCTTGGGCCTGCTCCAAGTGCTCTCGGGCACGGTTGAGCTCGCCGAGCTTGCGGTAGCACTCGCTCAGGTTCAGGTGCAGCGACGGGTACAGCCCGGCCGCCGGAAGTTCCACCCCGGCCAGCGCCAACCGCGCATCGGTCAGCAAGCCAGCGGCTGCCAGCGCCCGCTCGTCCCAAACCAGCTCCTGCCGGACGTCGTCCTGCACGTCCGCTATCGCGTGCGCGAGCGTGCACCGGTGCAGCGCGTCCCCTTCATCGCCACCGATTTCCTCCCAGAGCGCCGCGAGCAGCGCACGAGCGGCGTCCCGCTTGCCCTGGTGGCCGAGCTGCACCGCCTCGCCGATCCGGATGAGCATCGGATCCGTGATCATCGACGGTCCCTTCGGTTGGTGTGCGGTGATTGTGAGGCGTGCGCGAACGGCGGTGGCGACCTGGGCGAGGTCGAAGGCGGTCGCGCACGGGATTGCTACGCGGCTTGGGCGACAGCGGGTGCCATGCAGAAGGCCTTGTTGCAGCGTATCGCGAAGGCTCTTGCCGACGTCCAGGAGAAGGTGACGGGCGCAGGCTGTCGTGGGAAGTGAAGCTCTATTGTGGACACAATGGCGCGACAGCCAGGCCGTTTTCATGGTGGCGCGGTCGGATGGCGCGGCGGTTCCACTGGATGCCCGCCGGTGTGGCGGGTTTCCAGTTACGCGGCGCGGGGTTGTGCGGTGTGGAGGGTGTTGGTTCGGGGTCTTCGCCAGGGGTCCACGTGTTCGGGTGGGGTGAATTCGGGCATGCCGTTGATCATGCGGACTTTCCAGTCGCTGGTGTGGAGTAGGCGGTGGTGGTGTCCGCAGAGGAGGACGAGGTTGCCGAGGTCGGTGGTGCCGCCGTTCCACCATTCTCGGACGTGGTGGGCGTCGCAGTGTCGGGGCTTTCGGTTGCAGCCCGGAAAAGCGCAGCCGCCGTCGCGGATGGCGAGCATGAGGCGGAGGCCTTCGGTCACGATTCGTTTGGCGCGGCCGTATTCCAGCGGTTGCCCGTCGGTGCCGAGGATGGCGGGGATGATTTTGCAGTCGCAGGCGAGGATGCGGGCTTCGCTCGCGGTGATGCCGGTGACGAGGTCGAGGCAGGCGTGCCCGAGTCCCTTTTGGAGGAGTTCGAGGGGGATGGTGATGACGATGTCGCCTCGGGTGCTGCTGTGGTTCGGCGCATCCGGATGGCTCGCGGCGAGGTTGACGATCTCCATGAACGCATCCCCGTAGCGTTCGTCTTTGCCGCGCACCAGGGGGTTGTCCTCTTTATGGGGCAGTGCCAGGGGTTCTAGGAGTGCGAGGGTTTTCGCGCTGGATACCGGGTCGAGGTAGCCGTCGAATTTGATGGAGCCGTCTTTGCCTTGGCGGTACCGGAACGCGCGTTTGGGTTCGGGGGTGTCGCGGGGTTCGGTGCCGTCGGGGTCGAGGGTGTCGCGCAACCGCTGACCCGCCTCGGCGACCTCCGCCGTGGTCGCGTTCCGAGCGAGATCGACCAGAGTCTTCTCGGTCTTCTCCCGCTCCTCGATCGGCACGGTGTCCGGGATCGCCTGCAGCGCCGACACGATCCCATCCACATGCAGTGGTGAGATCGCTCCTTCGGCCGCGGCTTCTCCGGTCAGCGGCGCCGCGGCGGGAATTTCCGTGCCATCGATACCCCGGCTGGGGTTGATCGCGAGCGCCCGCGCCACCAGTTTCCGCACCGCGGCCGAGGAAGTCCGCGCGATCTCCGCTACCAGTGCCGCGGTGGAGGGGTACCCGAGTTCGCGTGTGCCGTCGTTGTCGAGTTCCGCGATCACTTGGCAGACCCGGGATTCCTGCTGCCACAAGGACATCAACTCTTCCCGCAGCAGCGCGGCCTTCTCGCGCGCGGCGAGCTGCCACAGCTCCCGCTGCGGTGTAAGGGAAGAGTTCTCGGACACGCCACAATTCTACCGCGATCGCACAGAGGTTCGACTGATCCATCCAGGTGAATCACGAAGATAGTCTGAAGTGGACGGAAGAGAACAGTTGTCGTCAAGGAAAAAGACCCGGCTGTGCAACGAGAGGCCGAACTCGCAAGCCGACCCCTTCCGGGATGAGGACTTTTTGGGCCGTTGCCCGATGCAGTGGCAGATGTCGCCACACGATCAACGGCAAAAGCTGGTGCTCTCGTCGCCGGGAAAGGTTTCTTTGTCGCGGTCGCTGGCAGATCGTGGTCCGCGCGGATGAATTCGAATGCGCAGCCAGCGCCCGAACTTTCCAGCCGACTCACGATAGTTTCGGTCCAAAGCCTTCTTTGAAGTGGATCCCTGGCACGGCGACCGGACCGGAGTCCCGGGATAACCTGTACCCATGCCGACCCTGCGCCAACTCGAATACCTCGTCACGATCATCGACGAGAGGTCTTTCACCCGCGCCGCCGAAATCCTGCACGTGACCCAGTCCGCGCTGTCGCATCAGGTGAAAACGCTCGAGCGGGTGGTCGGCGGGCGGTTGGTGGAGCGGTTGCCGCGTGGGGTCAGGGCGACGCCGTTGGGGCGGGCGATGCTGCCGCACGCGCGCGCGGCGCTGGCCGGTTCGCAGCGGGCGGAGAAGGCGGCGCGGCAGGCGGCCGGGCTTGAGGCGGGCGAGTTGGAGGTGGCTTCGGTCTACTCCGTGACGCTCGGCGTGTTGCCGCCCGTGCTGCGGGCGTGGCGGCGTGCGCATCCCGAAGTCCACATCAGACTCGTCGAGCACCGCCACGCGGACGAGCTGGAGGCGGCGATGGTGGCGGGGGAGGCCGATGTCGCGGTCGGGCCGTCACCGTCCGCATGGGACGGTCCCGTGTGGATGATCGGCGAGGAGGAGTTCGTTGTCGTGCTGGCTCCTGACGACGAGGCGCCGCAAAACAGCGGAACCGTGGCGCTCGGCGAACTCGCGGACCGCGGCTGGGTGCACTACGCACCGGGGAACGGGCTCGGTGTGCTGGTCGACAAAGCGTGCGCGGCGGCGGGGTTCACGCCGAGGGCTTCGGTTCGCACGGAACAGACCGCAGCCGCGCACTTACTGGCCGCTGCGGGGCTCGGGCCCGCACTGGTGCCCGCGAACGTGATTCCCGCGCGGTTTTCCGGTCGCGTGCTCCGGCCGAGCCCGCCGGTAGTGCGGGCGCTCGCCGTGTACGCAAGGAAAGATCCCGATCCGGTAACGGCCGCGTTCGCGGAACTGGTGGCGCGTAAGGCATGCGTGCTCCCGGCGCACGTGAAACGGCAGCTCGACGGGCAGGCGGCGGACTGATTCCGGCATACCAGGCGGAAACCGGCCCGACTTTCGGTGCTGCCGTTCTTCTCCGCGCCGGACTAGGGTGCACCCGATCACGTGCAGACGCTGCACAGCTCATCGGATAGGGGTATCGAGAGTGAGACGTCTTTTCCTCGCCGCGGTGGGTGCCGCGACGCTGGCTTCGTCGGTATTGGCGGTACCGTCCGCCACCGCCGCGCCCGCGCCGCAGCAGGCACCACCCGTCGCGACCATCAACTGGGGGCCGTGCACCGACCCGACGCTCATCGCCGCTGGCGGCGAGTGCGGGTTCCTCGACGTGCCGCTCGACTACGACAACCCGAACGGCAAGAAGATCCAGCTCGCCGTCGGGCGGGTCAAGCACAAGGTGGCGGACGCCCAGTACCAAGGCGTCATGCTGACCAACCCCGGTGGTCCCGGCGGATCAGGGCTCCGCCTCGCGGCGCGCGGCGCGAAGCTGCCGAACCACGCGGGCGACTTCTACGACTGGATCGGGTTCGACCCGCGCGGCGTCGGCACCAGCAAGCCCGCGTTGTCATGCGACCCGAACTACATGGACTACAACCGGCCGAGCTACCTGCCGGTGACGCCCAAGCTCGAGAAGACCTGGCTCGACCGCGCCAAGGGCTACGCCGACGCGTGCGCCAAGAAGAACCCCGAACTGCTGGACCACATCAAGACCACGGACACGGTCAAGGACATGGACAGCATCCGCGCCTCGCTCGGCGCGGAGAAGATGAACTTCTACGGCTACTCGTACGGCACCTACCTCGGCCAGGTGTACGGCACGATGTTCCCGGACCGCGTGCGGCGCATGGTGCTCGACAGCACCGTCGACCCGCGCAACGTCTGGTACCAGGCCAACCTGAACCAGGACGTCGCGTTCGACGTCAACCTGAAGGTCTGGTTCGGCTGGGTGGCCCAGCACGACGACGTCTACCACCTCGGCAAGACCCAGGCCGCGGTCAAGCGCGTGTTCGACGAGCAGCTCCTGAAGCTGTCGTTCAAGCCCGCGGGCGGTGTGGTCGGCGCGGACGAGTGGACCGACGTGTTCCAGCAGGCGTCGTACTACCAGGTCCGCTGGCCGGTCCTCGGTGACGCGTTCGCCAAGTTCGTCAACTCCGGCGACTGGCAGACCATGAAGAAGCTGTTCGAGCAGTTCGGCGGGCGCGGTGACGACAACGGGTACGCCGTGTACCTCGCCGTGCAGTGCTCGGACGTGCAGTGGCCGCAGAACTGGAACCAGTGGCGCGTCGACAACTGGCGCACCTTCCTCAAGGGCAACTACTTCACCTGGCAGAACGCCTGGTACAACGCGCCGTGCGTGTTCTGGCACGGCAAGGCGGGCAAGCCGGTGAACGTGAACGGCAGCAAGGTCGAGAGTGTGCTCATGATCGACGAGACGCTCGACGCGCCGACGCCGTACGAAGGCAGCCTCGAAGCACGCAGCCGGTTCCCGGGTGCGCGCCTGATCGCCGAGCCCGGCGGCACCAGCCACGCGGTCACTCCCCGTGGCAACACGTGCGTCGACTCGAAGATCGCGGACTACCTGACCACCGGCGCGCTCCCGGCCCGCAAACCGGGGCGCACCGCGGATGTCGAGTGCGCACCGCTTCCGCAGCCCGAGCCGACGCCGCCCGCCACCGCGGCGGCGCCGTCGGCCGCGGCGAAGGTCGCGGGTGCCCAGCCGCACTACGCCGCGTTGCCGATGAGCTGACGCGAGCAGAGAAGGGGCGTGCCCGGTCACCGGGCGCGCCCCTTTTTTGTGCGTTCGGCCAGCGGGATGAATCCCGAACCGTTAGTTGACCCGGACTTCACCGGATGAGATGGTGAAGTTGCTTAAGTCATCGTTAAGTCGAGTGAGAGGCAACCGATGTCGGCGCCAGAGCAGGGCAGGCCGGACACCTGACGCGGGTCCTCCCGGGTACGGACTGGCCATCGCCTCGAACTGGCCGCCTGCCGTTCGAGATGGGAGACCAGTGATGCTCACGACGTTCATCGTGCTGTGCCTGATCGCCATGGTCCTCTGGCGCTACCTGCTCAAGATCGTGCTCGCCGCGGCGCTCGTGCTACTCGTGGTCGGTGTCGTGCAGGTGGCGAACATGGCCGCTTCGGTGGTCGGCCCGCCCGCGCACGAGATCGCCTGCTCCACCACCGGCGGCACGCTCTGCTAGAAGTCTTTGGCAGTGGCTTGAGTGGCGGTGCGGGTGGCGGAACCTCAGCTGCCTTCTCGCTCCGGGATCTCCAACTCATGAATGCCAATTCACCACGTTGAAGCTGTCCTCGCGAGAAGACCGCTGAGAACCCCCGGCGGTGCAAGTTGCTTGCCCACTCAAGCGGCTCCGCCGCTTAGGAAACGCCGGACCAGCTCTTGCGCTCCAGCTTGCCGTGCCATTCGGCGATCGGGACGAACCTGTTCGTGCCGATCGCGACGTGGTCGTCCGGCACGTCCTTCGTGACGGTCGCGTTCGCCGCCACGTAGGCGCCGTTCCCCACCACGATGCCGCCGACCACCACCGCGCCCCTGCCGACGAACACCCGGTCGGCGAGGATCGGGTCCG is part of the Amycolatopsis sp. CA-230715 genome and encodes:
- a CDS encoding CaiB/BaiF CoA transferase family protein, encoding MRPLEGLRVLDLSRILAGPYCTQYLGEMGAEVIKVEPPGHGDDTRTWGPPFVGETGEAVYFLATNRNKRGIVLDLKTERGRDAVRRLVAGSDVLVENFRPGTLEKWGLGYAELAELNPRLIHVSITGFGQTGRYRDRPGYDLVAQAMGGVMGLTGEPDGAPAKVGLPVADLNAGTWAIIAVLMALQARHTTGRGQYLDVSLLDSQLAWHVYAAGAHFYDTPRPKRMGSAHPSIVPYQAYEASDGWIIIAVGSEKLWHRFCDVLGLTIADDPRFRTNASRAAHRDQLNKMIDAVLCRKPAAEWLDAFEAASIPASPIATIDEVYADPWAAERDQIVELPHAGVGTYRGTGFPIKASDTPAAPTSAPPLLGEHTAEVLAELGYTAEEIADFGAGDQE
- a CDS encoding IclR family transcriptional regulator; the protein is MTSAAHSATSQPRRTAGASSSRKVLQLLLSFTERRAESSVAELATIIGTPVATTYRYVALLKELQLLEEGRAGRYRVTSQVMPLARAAQQANDLTRLARPAMEEAARKLRESIMLFQQFGDTAVCAELVESDPGVRPVFTAGHSMPLGKGASGKMLLAILPEYERERIVSSIALRLGPGYRDEIQRAALNRYALSADETTEGVWACSVPVPYSGNRPSALTVAAPSARLTDEAKRIAVTTLQVTAARVHSAVSSYS
- a CDS encoding TetR/AcrR family transcriptional regulator, coding for MPDEHPVIWARPERGTRGPKPAHTRDELAAAALRVADAEGLDAVTMRRVAAELGAGVTSLYRYVTGKDELIDLMSDAALGELDLPALTGKWRADLRAAARLLYDLILHRPWLAAAGTARPSLGPNGLRWMEYLLSTVEDATADPDEMLTLVGVATMFAHGAASLDLADDQARHRSGLTDEQWMAAQGSYGDAVITGGRYPLLARVMVEATIPHANQPRDIRFTIGIERLLDGIEANLPD
- a CDS encoding FAD-dependent monooxygenase, which gives rise to MVFDVVVAGAGPVGLVLAAELRLGGASVLVLERDPERADPLKQGSMGARGLNLPTVHAFHRRGVLPAVRSAALMWAGDEPPPASGAPAEPEESEESEEDIFLGAGFVGHFSGIPVRIDRVDWADPDLASNALGAGVIAQQDLLDILLARARELGADVRFDTPVTGFTCPEGDEEVRVEAGGSSVSARWLVGCDGGRSAVRKLAGFDFPGTATEFVGRVAIVDMEDASRLSTGDWVEGERGNYVVGGWQEGPSPRVHTVEYGGADLDRSAPVTAEEIQASLRRVSGTEVTVKKLHVGTRYTDNTRHAVTYRKGRVLIAGDAAHVHSPAGAQGLNLGLGDAMNLGWKLAAVARGFAPESLVDTYTAERHPVGAAVQRWCGAQSALGRRDERTVALRSVLEDLLDTPAGATYVVKRISGVNQRYDLPGDLPFVGALAPDLELADGSRLSDHARSGEAVVLGPVPAGEEWEGRVVSLVSRDYPEVGALVRPDGYVAWASASPSAAELTAALTKWLGTP
- a CDS encoding HNH endonuclease signature motif containing protein, which gives rise to MSENSSLTPQRELWQLAAREKAALLREELMSLWQQESRVCQVIAELDNDGTRELGYPSTAALVAEIARTSSAAVRKLVARALAINPSRGIDGTEIPAAAPLTGEAAAEGAISPLHVDGIVSALQAIPDTVPIEEREKTEKTLVDLARNATTAEVAEAGQRLRDTLDPDGTEPRDTPEPKRAFRYRQGKDGSIKFDGYLDPVSSAKTLALLEPLALPHKEDNPLVRGKDERYGDAFMEIVNLAASHPDAPNHSSTRGDIVITIPLELLQKGLGHACLDLVTGITASEARILACDCKIIPAILGTDGQPLEYGRAKRIVTEGLRLMLAIRDGGCAFPGCNRKPRHCDAHHVREWWNGGTTDLGNLVLLCGHHHRLLHTSDWKVRMINGMPEFTPPEHVDPWRRPRTNTLHTAQPRAA
- a CDS encoding LysR family transcriptional regulator, translating into MPTLRQLEYLVTIIDERSFTRAAEILHVTQSALSHQVKTLERVVGGRLVERLPRGVRATPLGRAMLPHARAALAGSQRAEKAARQAAGLEAGELEVASVYSVTLGVLPPVLRAWRRAHPEVHIRLVEHRHADELEAAMVAGEADVAVGPSPSAWDGPVWMIGEEEFVVVLAPDDEAPQNSGTVALGELADRGWVHYAPGNGLGVLVDKACAAAGFTPRASVRTEQTAAAHLLAAAGLGPALVPANVIPARFSGRVLRPSPPVVRALAVYARKDPDPVTAAFAELVARKACVLPAHVKRQLDGQAAD
- a CDS encoding alpha/beta hydrolase, whose protein sequence is MRRLFLAAVGAATLASSVLAVPSATAAPAPQQAPPVATINWGPCTDPTLIAAGGECGFLDVPLDYDNPNGKKIQLAVGRVKHKVADAQYQGVMLTNPGGPGGSGLRLAARGAKLPNHAGDFYDWIGFDPRGVGTSKPALSCDPNYMDYNRPSYLPVTPKLEKTWLDRAKGYADACAKKNPELLDHIKTTDTVKDMDSIRASLGAEKMNFYGYSYGTYLGQVYGTMFPDRVRRMVLDSTVDPRNVWYQANLNQDVAFDVNLKVWFGWVAQHDDVYHLGKTQAAVKRVFDEQLLKLSFKPAGGVVGADEWTDVFQQASYYQVRWPVLGDAFAKFVNSGDWQTMKKLFEQFGGRGDDNGYAVYLAVQCSDVQWPQNWNQWRVDNWRTFLKGNYFTWQNAWYNAPCVFWHGKAGKPVNVNGSKVESVLMIDETLDAPTPYEGSLEARSRFPGARLIAEPGGTSHAVTPRGNTCVDSKIADYLTTGALPARKPGRTADVECAPLPQPEPTPPATAAAPSAAAKVAGAQPHYAALPMS